One Candidatus Anstonellales archaeon DNA window includes the following coding sequences:
- the ftsY gene encoding signal recognition particle-docking protein FtsY has translation MFNLLKSKISNFIEKVEKIGEGVLGKHSAVSPRSPSSEKVGEKEVNESQAPYKREGREGQEIEGIKKAALGKVKKDVELSTINKVKTVFFPEIELSEKEVEELLGSFELSLLEADVAYEVADEIVNSLRKKLLGRRIRSDRVKEEVRQILFSVLEEAASTGFEFDLVERVRNTPKPVKILFIGPNGSGKTTTIAKVAHMLLKEGFECVISASDTFRAAAIEQLEAHASRLGIRLIKSPYGADPASVAFDAIKYAKAQKIPVVLIDSAGRQETNKNLLDELKKIVRVTAPDMKIYVGESFGGNAVLEQIREFKSAVGIDGIILTKLDCDSKGGNAISIARATSVPVIYFGTGQNYDDLSPFDPTWIVKNVVG, from the coding sequence ATGTTCAACCTCCTCAAAAGTAAGATTTCTAACTTTATAGAGAAAGTTGAAAAAATTGGGGAAGGCGTTCTTGGAAAGCATTCAGCCGTCTCTCCTCGAAGTCCCTCTTCTGAAAAAGTGGGAGAGAAGGAAGTTAATGAATCGCAAGCTCCGTATAAAAGGGAAGGGCGGGAAGGGCAGGAAATCGAGGGTATAAAAAAAGCTGCTTTAGGAAAAGTAAAAAAAGATGTTGAGCTTTCTACCATCAATAAGGTAAAGACTGTTTTTTTTCCAGAAATTGAGCTTTCAGAAAAAGAGGTAGAGGAATTACTTGGCTCTTTTGAGTTATCGCTACTTGAAGCAGACGTTGCATACGAAGTTGCAGATGAGATAGTTAATAGTCTTCGAAAAAAGTTGCTTGGAAGACGAATAAGAAGCGACAGGGTCAAGGAAGAAGTGCGCCAAATATTATTCTCCGTCTTAGAAGAGGCAGCTAGCACTGGATTTGAATTTGATTTGGTTGAGAGAGTTCGTAATACTCCAAAACCAGTAAAAATACTTTTTATTGGTCCGAACGGGTCTGGCAAAACAACTACGATTGCAAAAGTTGCACATATGCTTCTAAAGGAAGGATTTGAGTGTGTGATTTCAGCATCAGATACGTTTAGGGCCGCCGCAATTGAACAGTTAGAAGCCCACGCAAGCAGATTGGGTATTAGATTAATCAAGAGTCCTTACGGTGCAGACCCGGCCTCAGTGGCTTTTGATGCAATAAAATACGCAAAAGCCCAAAAAATTCCTGTCGTATTAATAGATTCTGCCGGAAGACAAGAAACAAACAAAAATCTTCTTGATGAACTTAAGAAAATCGTGCGTGTCACTGCTCCTGATATGAAAATTTATGTTGGAGAAAGCTTTGGTGGAAACGCTGTTTTAGAACAGATAAGAGAGTTTAAAAGTGCAGTTGGAATAGACGGGATTATTCTGACGAAACTTGATTGCGACTCTAAAGGAGGGAATGCCATCTCAATTGCTCGAGCTACTTCGGTTCCGGTTATTTATTTTGGGACTGGACAGAATTACGATGATTTAAGTCCTTTTGACCCTACGTGGATAGTAAAAAACGTAGTTGGATGA
- the pfdA gene encoding prefoldin subunit alpha, whose product MVEKGERQDSVDSVRLAQQIEIYRQQLQALIQQATGLEAVETEMMAAKETLESAEGKDDLLLIPIGGGVFVRGKRKKGDNVLLNIGAGLVVEKTQEEALEALERRINENKRLKEIVRKTIEETSEKLEKAEMEFRRVAGEIGKDVQPPQK is encoded by the coding sequence ATGGTTGAAAAGGGAGAACGGCAAGATTCCGTAGATAGTGTGAGACTTGCACAGCAGATTGAAATCTATCGACAGCAGCTTCAGGCTCTCATTCAACAGGCTACTGGTCTTGAGGCAGTAGAAACCGAGATGATGGCTGCAAAGGAAACACTTGAATCAGCTGAAGGTAAAGACGACCTTCTGCTTATTCCTATAGGTGGAGGGGTATTTGTTAGGGGCAAAAGAAAAAAGGGGGATAATGTTCTTTTAAATATAGGCGCTGGACTGGTTGTAGAGAAAACTCAGGAGGAAGCTTTAGAGGCGCTTGAGAGGAGGATAAACGAAAACAAGAGGCTTAAGGAAATTGTAAGAAAGACTATTGAGGAGACGTCAGAAAAGCTTGAGAAGGCGGAAATGGAGTTTAGGCGGGTAGCTGGCGAGATTGGTAAGGATGTTCAACCTCCTCAAAAGTAA
- the rpl18a gene encoding 50S ribosomal protein L18Ae → MRKFAVSGTLGLKSGRRQFRIIVEARSERHAIDSVYAKFGATHSLKRSQIEIKECRSE, encoded by the coding sequence ATGAGGAAATTTGCAGTGAGTGGAACGCTTGGATTAAAGAGTGGGAGGAGACAATTTAGGATAATCGTTGAGGCAAGAAGTGAAAGGCATGCCATAGATTCAGTGTATGCAAAATTTGGAGCAACCCATAGTTTAAAAAGAAGTCAGATTGAAATAAAAGAGTGTAGAAGTGAATAG
- the metG gene encoding methionine--tRNA ligase subunit beta, which produces MVEVSYGDFAKLELVVGQITEAEKVQGSDKMLKLVVDIGKEKRTVMAGIAKNHHPADLIGLKVAFLANIAPRKIMGVESRGMILAASEDGETAILIVPQRNAKNGARIL; this is translated from the coding sequence ATGGTTGAAGTGTCTTACGGTGATTTTGCAAAACTTGAACTTGTTGTAGGTCAGATTACAGAGGCAGAAAAAGTCCAAGGCTCTGATAAAATGTTGAAACTGGTTGTTGATATTGGAAAGGAAAAGAGGACGGTTATGGCTGGCATAGCAAAGAACCACCATCCTGCTGATTTGATTGGACTAAAGGTAGCTTTTCTTGCAAATATTGCGCCAAGAAAAATTATGGGGGTAGAATCTCGGGGAATGATTCTTGCGGCAAGTGAAGACGGTGAAACAGCTATTTTAATCGTTCCTCAGCGCAATGCAAAAAATGGTGCTAGAATACTTTAA
- a CDS encoding translation initiation factor IF-6 produces MHFAKTSFYGNVHIGIFAVATDDYVFCPPSSSKKFLAAFSGFGVEAIPATAAQSGLLGIYICANSNGAILPKSSSEEERRFFKNLGLNVYVISGKWNAAGNNICANDKGAILNQNITNDEIKKIGDCLGVPTERSQLAGYDTVGSVCVATNCGFFASNEISEEEFEFLEEVFGVRGGVGTVNMGVGLVKIGMVANSKGCLMGEATSGYESVNIQEALGIGRDERKAVFNEK; encoded by the coding sequence ATGCATTTTGCAAAAACGTCATTTTATGGAAACGTGCATATTGGAATATTTGCAGTTGCGACTGACGATTATGTGTTTTGTCCTCCTTCTTCCTCTAAAAAGTTTCTTGCGGCTTTTTCGGGATTTGGAGTTGAGGCGATTCCAGCGACAGCAGCACAATCCGGGCTTCTTGGAATTTATATTTGTGCAAACTCGAATGGGGCAATTTTACCAAAAAGCTCGAGTGAGGAGGAGAGGCGGTTTTTTAAGAATCTTGGTCTTAATGTATATGTCATCTCTGGTAAATGGAATGCTGCTGGAAACAATATATGCGCAAATGACAAGGGAGCAATTTTAAACCAGAATATCACAAACGACGAAATAAAAAAGATAGGTGATTGCCTCGGAGTGCCAACGGAGAGGAGCCAACTTGCAGGCTATGATACGGTAGGGAGTGTTTGTGTAGCTACCAATTGTGGCTTTTTTGCATCAAACGAAATTTCTGAGGAAGAATTTGAGTTCCTTGAGGAAGTGTTTGGTGTACGAGGCGGTGTCGGTACGGTGAATATGGGGGTTGGGCTTGTGAAGATTGGGATGGTTGCAAATTCGAAGGGATGTCTTATGGGAGAAGCAACAAGTGGGTATGAATCAGTAAATATCCAGGAAGCATTAGGAATTGGGAGAGACGAGAGGAAAGCCGTTTTTAATGAGAAGTAG
- a CDS encoding 50S ribosomal protein L31e, with protein MVEKVERVYTINFGGIYDYPRRVRAKKAISYLREFVARHAKADIDSVMISPVLNSAVWRDGIEKPPRRLKIKVVKEGEQTNAYLFGEEEMIAETKKRREKKRKESDEKRKKRATKKEESKTAEVVEKTK; from the coding sequence ATGGTTGAAAAAGTTGAGCGTGTTTATACTATAAATTTTGGAGGAATTTACGACTATCCAAGGAGAGTACGGGCAAAAAAAGCTATTTCTTATTTGCGGGAATTTGTTGCTCGGCACGCGAAAGCTGATATCGATAGCGTTATGATTTCTCCAGTACTTAACTCCGCTGTTTGGAGAGATGGGATTGAAAAACCGCCAAGGCGGCTAAAGATTAAGGTGGTTAAGGAGGGAGAGCAGACAAATGCGTATCTCTTTGGTGAGGAAGAGATGATTGCTGAGACTAAAAAGAGGAGGGAAAAGAAAAGGAAGGAATCTGATGAAAAAAGGAAAAAGAGGGCAACAAAGAAAGAAGAATCTAAGACTGCTGAAGTAGTAGAGAAGACAAAATAA
- a CDS encoding 50S ribosomal protein L39e: protein MSKKTPYKKSRLAHAMKTNRRIPVFVVAKTKRRIIQNKERRHWRRKKLNIKEK, encoded by the coding sequence ATGTCAAAAAAGACACCATATAAAAAATCACGACTTGCTCATGCGATGAAGACAAATAGGAGGATTCCTGTTTTTGTCGTAGCAAAAACAAAGAGGCGGATTATTCAAAATAAAGAGAGGAGGCACTGGAGAAGAAAAAAGTTGAATATAAAGGAAAAGTGA
- a CDS encoding DNA-binding protein: MVESLESIRERKIRKRLEEMQKRQEAEAQLRAVLRMILTDEAYERIMNVRISNPELFARFSAALAQAASSGRIRQKISDAQLKDMLSQFTEKRETRIEFIKK; encoded by the coding sequence ATGGTGGAGAGCCTTGAAAGCATTCGAGAAAGAAAAATTAGAAAACGGCTAGAAGAAATGCAGAAGAGGCAGGAGGCTGAAGCACAGCTCAGGGCAGTTTTGAGGATGATTTTAACTGATGAGGCATATGAGCGGATAATGAATGTTAGGATATCTAACCCTGAACTTTTCGCAAGGTTCTCGGCTGCTCTTGCTCAAGCTGCATCGTCCGGAAGAATCAGACAGAAAATCTCAGATGCACAACTAAAGGATATGCTTTCTCAATTCACAGAAAAGAGAGAGACAAGAATAGAGTTTATAAAAAAGTGA
- a CDS encoding 40S ribosomal protein S19, which yields MVLVYDVEPGKLIMEAAKRLEAMGLPRPHYLDFVKSGAHAERRPSQKNFWYLRCASIMRKAYIAPVGVNRLRVHYGGRKKRGVARERFVRASGSIIRRAFLALEKVGFLEKTKSGRRITPAGQKFLDGIARDILNGSK from the coding sequence ATGGTTTTAGTATATGATGTCGAACCTGGAAAGCTGATAATGGAAGCTGCAAAGAGACTTGAAGCAATGGGGCTTCCGCGGCCACATTATCTTGACTTTGTAAAGTCAGGAGCTCATGCCGAAAGAAGGCCGAGTCAGAAAAATTTTTGGTATTTGCGATGTGCTTCCATTATGAGGAAGGCTTATATTGCGCCTGTTGGCGTTAATCGTCTTAGGGTGCATTATGGTGGAAGAAAGAAACGAGGCGTTGCCAGAGAAAGATTTGTAAGGGCAAGTGGCTCAATTATAAGGAGAGCGTTTCTTGCCCTTGAGAAGGTAGGATTTTTAGAAAAGACAAAGTCTGGAAGAAGGATTACGCCTGCAGGACAGAAATTTTTGGATGGAATAGCAAGAGATATTTTGAATGGGAGTAAATAG